GGATACTAAGCCttagttagaaaagaaaaatgaaactgGTCAAGCTGCTACTTCTCTGTTTGAGTAAGTCTTTGTCCCCCATTTTATTTCCTTTCAGGGATTTTTCCTTCATTATTGGTGTTCTAAGCCCCTTCcttaagattttgaggtttCCCTTCATTCCCCTGAGTTCCCCCCTGCTCCCTTAGATTGGTAGCTCACAATAGGGTGAATAATCCTTCCTCTGGTCTCTCCAGAATTAGTAGAAAATCTTCCTCCAAATCCTCCCTTCTCCTTCCATCCTCTTTTGTCCTCCTCCTTGGATTTGCCTCCTCTCATGGCTGAGTTTTTCTCTTCCAGTAAAAGAGCTCTATCCATGAGATCTGCCAAATCCTCTGTTGGGTACAGCTTCATCTCAGCCTTAATCTCCTCATGCAACCCATTTAGAAATACTCCCTTTAGCACTTCTCTGTCAGCATTTCGCATACGCGCAGCTAAGAGTTCAAAATGCCCCCTGTATTCCATAACACTTCCCTTCTGCTTAGCACTGAGCAAAGGCCCAAAAGGATTCTGAACCAATTCAGGTTGAAATCTGCGAATCAGTGCTTGTTTGAGCGGTTCCCAAGCTCGCACTGGAGCTTGCTCCGCTCACCATTGGAACCAGCTGAGCGCGCGGTCCTCCATGGCGATCATCACCATCTCAACCTTCTCGGTTTCTTCGACTCGACTGAGTCGGAAAAACCTCTCCACCTTTGTAATCCATCCGTACGCGTCGTTACCATTGAACATCGGGATATCCACGCGCCACCCTATGACAGCTCGAAGATGGCTCTCATGATGAGCGTGCTCGTGAGGTTCACAATTGCGTGCTCGTGAGCGTGCTCGGAGCTCCTCGAACTGTTCGTGAGCTACTTCCTTCATCTCCGTAATGGAACGCTCCAGATTGTCGACTCTCGATTCCATAGCGCTGCGGGTAAGCACCATACAAAGCTCCCTTTggatcgggagctctgataccaatgttaggtACCAAAAAAAACAGAGCACTGAATGAAGAAACAGATATGTATTATAGCAATGAATCCTCTGGATAAACCCAGAAGCAGTGTATAGAGGAATTACAAATAAGGAAAATGACAAGAAAGTCTTgagcaattcgagagtgctcAATCTCTTCTAATTCCAGAATAATTTCTGCCTCGGGAATTCTCTCTCCATAACTAACCTATATACTCAAATGCCTATGGTCCCCCCTCACCCACATGGGTGCTGCCACCTCACCTGGTGGTTATCTTGAAAAGATACCTTCTACAAGGTTGGCTCATCAGGTACAGCTTGCACCAGTTTGGGCTTTCTAGTATATACCTTCCCAAATCTGGGCCTGGCCAAAGGGTCTGTATCACAAACCCTTGTTGCTCGCTCCAGCACAAAGCTGAGTATCGAAGCTTGGCAAATACCACCTCTGAAATTCTCTGGATTCAGTCCTTACTTCAAGAGCTGCAGGTTCCTTATCACACTCCTCATGTCTACTGTGACAATATGAGTGCTATGGCTCTTACTCACAATCCTTTCCTCCATGTTAGGACCAAGCATATGGAGTTAGACATCTTTTTTGTCAGAGATAAAGTTCTTAACAATAGTCTCATTGTCACTGATGTTCCCTCCTTGGATCAGGTTGCTGACATCTTTATTAAAGCCTTATCACCCACAAGATTTGCTGCTTTGGCTTCCAATCTCAAGGTTGTTGACAAGTTCTCCCTTCATCACCCACCTTGAGCTTGCGGGGGTGTATTAGAGATATACTATAGACTAGTTAGTTCTAGTCAACTATCCTGTTAGTTGACTAATAGTTAGCTATTACAATAGTCTTTAGGAAAGACTATATATACCAATTGTATCCAACTGTAACAGTTACCAATTTACATAATAGAATTCAGTAACAACaaacacactctctctctctactctctcttttcTGAATCTGGGTCATCTTCAACAATATCTAATAATGGCAGGGGCATTATCCATAGGAAGGGTGTGAATGAGCTGCTGAGTCTCTTCACAGGAATCACTTAAAGGAACTGGTTACTCACCATAGTTACTTGTCATGATCTAGATCTTGAGTAATTAGAGGTGAAAACAACATTTTTACTTAGTGAGCTCTAGAAGCAGATTTACTGAGTAGGGCAGAACAATTTTCCATGCTAGGTATTCCAGTAACAGTTGTTTCCTTAAGATATCACGTATAACTTGAAAAAGTTCTCTAGGAAGTGGTGTATACAGTTTGATACATTAATAGCCCATACGATAGGTATGTGTATCACCAGAAGTCCAGAAATTTGAATTACATACCGATAAGTCCTTTGAGAATTTCTCAGCAACTACTGGACCTTCAGTACCACTTATTTTAATTTGGTATCCTGATCGTCTTAAGAATAGAGTTGCTTGTTCCCAATTTTCAGAAGAATCCATCTGTCAGACATAACCAGGAAAATGTGAGAATGCACATCAACATGAATTCGGAACAGAATATGTTTTTTATACTTGAGAAATGAtattaaatagaaaaaaagagATAAGGATTTTGTAGAATTGAATTTTAATTCATTGTCACCTGTTCGTTTAAAAGTATTCTGCAGCATTATGCAATGATTTGTGGCCACAAAATTTAATGTGATTAATAATACATCAGGTGTCAGTAATTAAATGATATGGAAAGATGTCATTGGATAACGGTGTAAAGCTTTGATTGAATACTGAGTGCATCAATTAAATTGTGTGAATCTTTTTATTCTCTAATCTGTCATACTTCTGGTTCTAGTTGGAGTGAAATGCTTGAATTTCAGGGTGTTCTGAAGTCTTCAGAATTGTTGGAGCTGTAAGAAAGAATAAGGTCTTTGGCTTCTAGCCTTCTATTTGGTTCTCTGTTCAAGTTAACTTTGGGAGTTCAAGTTCAAATACCAATTTATTCCAGTTTTGAAGAATAACCTGTTAACATTCCTTGATGAGATACTATTTACATTATAGAGAATGCACAAAAATACTAACAATCCTAGAATTATAGGGAAACGTGAACTTTAAAAATTAATCAGTacaaataaaaaaggaaataatGAACAAATTAAGATATAATCCCGCAACACAACTAACAAGACTGTAATATACTacttattaaatatttaaaattatacaTAATGTCAAAAATGACTTCAGCAGGGAAGATACACGTTACTactctaagaaaaaaaaaatcttcttttCAAACATACACCTCAAATCAGATAGACTAAGTATAAATATATGAAAGCATATGCTAACAAATGCCCAACAGGCACTAATTAAGGACTAAAAAAATGTCAAATGTTATTGAAAAGTACAGTTTTGTAATTTAACACTATTAAATGCTGtacttttcaataaatattCCAGTGTCCTTACTGTACTTGTTAGTTAGACCCATATGTTACATGATCTgagcataaaaaaaaattccagcaGAAACCACACCTACCAGAAGTAGAACACTGAACGTTGCTTCTCCTTTAGCCAGATTTGTGTCAATCTCAAGTTGCATTTCTGGGTCTATAAAGTTAGCAAACAGAATACCATGATTAGGAAACATAAGAGGAAAAGCTAAAATCAGACAAAAGACAAATATTACACCAAATAAcaaattggaaaataaaaaatagattaGTGAAGTTGTTCATCTAAGCATGTATGTTTCAGTTACTGTGTATATGACAAGAACCTTTCGGAGAAACAAACCACAAAAGCTAAATGTCGCAGTTGACGAgtccaaggccttataaaccccacaaaaAACCCCATACTTTCAATGTGAGACAAAAATATCATACTTTTAAACTCGATAGTGGATCCTAACATCCGTCCACGCTTCACACGCTTGGCGTCCAGGCAGGCTGGCTGCGCACTTTCCCTTTAACTAGTCCCAAGTGAACATTGCTATATCGACATCACCACCGGAGCCGCTCGCTTGCGGCTGAGAGCCATGGTGGAAGATTTTGATACCAATTGATAAGAACCTTTTAGAGAACCGTAACACAAAAGTTACCTATTGTAGATGGAGAACCCAAGGCTTCATAAATCCTACACTAAAATCTCATATTTCTAATGTGAGACtcactcaagtcccataccttgcaattaGAAAACACGATATAGAATTTTCCCATATCTCTTTTCttgctttctttctctctctctctctctctcactctctctctcccttccaagttccaactaTATTATAATTATACTGTTATAGTTCCAACTTCCAAGTACCTAGAccaattttttttcaacaatcaatttttttgatTCAGTAATTTAAGTTCCACCATCATAATATATATTTAGTATCACATAGAAAGGAAATATGACCAGTGAGACTTCCAGATTCAGCAGCAAATAAACATACCACATTTTATTTTGTTCTGATCATTAGCAAAAAGCCTCACTAGCTCCCCCTGACAAAGAACAAATTTGACCAAAAAATCCATGCATAATATTTTAATGAATTGTCTGGGCCAGAAATTGATAAATAACAATAACTAAGGCAGAATGAGGACATAAAACAGTAAGATAACTCTAGACAGACAAGGAAATATTGAATACAAAtagtttaatttattaatacttGAGCACCTGAGATATAATCAGTTCCAAGTTCAATACTTTAGCATACATAGATttgtttgtaattttttttttagtatattGCGTAATGATTAATGAACACAACATAAATGACAGACCCTGCATCACTGAAAATGTTATTTCAAACCTGATGGCCTTTGTCATCCATTGGAATACACTCAACTGCTATCAACTTATCAACATCATCGGCTGTAACTACATACTCTGGATTTGTGGCTCCTGAACCAAGAAAAACAGGCAATATATATACACACTCCCCTCTCAGtaaacaaacataaaattactaaaaaagaaaaaaaatgagtaaTAACAGACCAACCACCTTCAATATACTGCCTAGTGCCATCCTGAAGATGCCGAACCCACTGACATGAGCCCAAGAATTATGATGACATCAGTAATAAAAGTGATGAAAAAAATAAGGATGATCACTAAGCAATACAGAAAGAATTTTACCTGAAACATACAAAGAGAAGTTCCACGGACTGGATAACCACATCCAAGAAGTTTTTCTCCAGGAATAGCCTCACcacaaatttgaaaattctcaATTCCAGGGCCATCTAGAAATTTGTAACTTCTTAGTATATGTTGATATACTGTCTATTACACTGAAAAACGTAGATTACCTTCAGAAACAGAGGAAGCAGTCTCATCATGCTCAGGTGGAGGTTGATACAACTTGCCATTTACAAAATTTCTCTCTCTAGTTCTCTCATGCGCTCCAATTTTATCAATTGAATCATGAtggaaagaagaagatacttcCCTGCGCAAATTGTTTCATAGGTAAGTacatatataaaaaacaaaatatgcCTAATCAGATATACAAAGTATTTCTCACCTTCTATGCACACCTGCCTTTTTAATAAGCTTAAGAAATTCATCATCATTGGATTATGCATGTATGGTCAAGTACACATGAGTTGAAAGTGCAGATGTGATGGTGTAGTACATATAATATAAGAAAATATTTCCAAACATTTTGGGTTAGTTAAACCACCAGTAGAAATTTCTTCACCATCTTTTCATGTAAGGCCGTGAGTATTTTCAAATTGTGAAAGAGTAGCTCATGATGTCATCCTACAAATTATTCCTAAGTAATGGTGATGGATAATGGATATTCAGTATTCACATTGTAAAAACAGAAGTAGATAAACAATCCCAACCAACCTATCAGCCTTAGAAATCTCCTGATTGAGCCTTTGGAATGTCCTGTTTATGTCACTATCAATAATTGGATTCATATACCCACCATTAAGAACTGGGTTCATATACCCTGTGATATTGCTCATTGGTTGAGGAATTTGTTCATTCCCAGTAAGATTTTGCTGGGGATAGTTATGCTGGAACTGCAATTAAaagtaaatttttaattaatgaaaatgagagaaagtcatcgatgataaaaaaaatataatgaggACATAGCATACAACAAGATTGCATGCCAAACATACCATGAATTCATTATGAATGTGACTTGTCAAATTTCCAGAACCTGGACTTTCAACAACAGGATTACCATTATCAGCATGAGTTTCTAGAACAGCAGTCAACTCTCCAATTCTATCCTGAATGTGATAAAAAAGAATAGAGTATAAGCACTAGCAGTGTTATGTAAATAACTAAATGTAACAGATCCCAGTTAGTTAGTGAGTTTTTAGTTACAAACTGACAACTGACCAGTCAGTTGTATAGCGTCACGGCTGCAACTATACAACCACCATGTATGCTACTCATCATTGTATAAATGCATGCCACGTACTCTAAACTATTCAGTAATGCAAATATGAGATAGTAATCTCTCACAAATTCATGGTATGAAGAGCTTCTTGATTTTTTGGCCTTGGAAACTGAAGCCCACCCTTCCAcaatgttagaaatataatatagaaCTATTGATGTGTCTTCACCCAACAACATAAGCTGCAGGGACAATTGTTCCATGACATAGTATCATAACCTCTATGaccaagtggtctagagttTGATCAATGTTACCCCCAATTAATctaataaaaaaagttgaatttcaactAAAGATAGGAAGGCATGTGCATTGCCCACACTTGAAGCCCAGTGAGCTCTTGTATGAGGGAGCATGTGAGAAATACATTATAGAATCATCCATGTGTCttcacccaacagcttaagtttttgggatagttggttcCTGACACACCACCACCCTCTCCCATCCGGAAAATTTTCCACTTTCGAGCAAATTCCAGTCCTAACTTCTATGAACAGTGTTAGATACCTTGTAAATAAGTAGGATATCTTATAACTAATTGTAAATAGGTAGTGTAATTATTGTAAATAAGGTAACAATGACATTGTACATTTATTGCATCTATTATATATAATAGACTCCGTTAAGTAGTTGAGACACACGGATGCACCAATTGCCTCTTGTGGAGCCTTGTTATTCAatttcaacatggtatcaaaAGCCTAACAAGAGGCCAACCCTAATCCTAATCCGTGACTACCCGGTGGACCCACTGCCCCTCAAAgccaaatcttttttttttccggaAACCCTTTTTCATCTCCGGTTTCTGAACCTTCTTCATTGTCGTGCTTCATTCCGACTGCCTTAACTGGCCGCCTCTGCTGCAGCAAATTCTTAAGGTTTACCTACTGAATATGAAGATATGTAGCAAATTCCAGATCCTCACCACTGATGAAATTGAAGGCTTCCTTCTTGCCAAAGAAGCCGACTCAATAGATATCAAAGTGGATCTCTATTAATTGACGCCACTGCAAATCTTGCAAATCCCTAGGGACACCACATTCCGGCCTCTTTTCAAATAGATGACATTCTAACAAAAGCTTTACCTACTACAAGGTTTTTTGAACATAGAGACGAGCACAACGTTCATGATCAACAACCTGTGATCCCTCCATTATTTTGAAGTGGGGATGCACAAGCAGTGTTGTGTAAATAACTGAATGCAACAGAATCAAGTTAGTCAGTCAGTTAGGTTAACAGTCAATTGTATAGTTACATGGCTGCAACTATAAAATCACCATCTATGTTACCCATCATTGTAT
This portion of the Lotus japonicus ecotype B-129 chromosome 3, LjGifu_v1.2 genome encodes:
- the LOC130743079 gene encoding uncharacterized protein LOC130743079 isoform X1 — encoded protein: MSSVKSFSQGLKNDEIQGQRSEILGRHNFETQLAQSNFKSNDALNHMQDQDTMELYSQARGQEEEILSLHEQIAIACMKEMQLLNEKCKLERQFSELRMAVDDKQNEAITSASNELAQRKGYLEENLKLAHDLKVAEDERYIFMSSMLGLLAEYGLWPRVMNASSISNYVKHLHDQLQWRIRNSHDRIGELTAVLETHADNGNPVVESPGSGNLTSHIHNEFMFQHNYPQQNLTGNEQIPQPMSNITGYMNPVLNGGYMNPIIDSDINRTFQRLNQEISKADREVSSSFHHDSIDKIGAHERTRERNFVNGKLYQPPPEHDETASSVSEDGPGIENFQICGEAIPGEKLLGCGYPVRGTSLCMFQWVRHLQDGTRQYIEGATNPEYVVTADDVDKLIAVECIPMDDKGHQGELVRLFANDQNKIKCDPEMQLEIDTNLAKGEATFSVLLLMDSSENWEQATLFLRRSGYQIKISGTEGPVVAEKFSKDLSIKVPCGLSTQFVLTCSNGSSHPLSTYSVRMRDTLVLTMRIFQSKALDDKRKGRA
- the LOC130743079 gene encoding uncharacterized protein LOC130743079 isoform X2 — protein: MQDQDTMELYSQARGQEEEILSLHEQIAIACMKEMQLLNEKCKLERQFSELRMAVDDKQNEAITSASNELAQRKGYLEENLKLAHDLKVAEDERYIFMSSMLGLLAEYGLWPRVMNASSISNYVKHLHDQLQWRIRNSHDRIGELTAVLETHADNGNPVVESPGSGNLTSHIHNEFMFQHNYPQQNLTGNEQIPQPMSNITGYMNPVLNGGYMNPIIDSDINRTFQRLNQEISKADREVSSSFHHDSIDKIGAHERTRERNFVNGKLYQPPPEHDETASSVSEDGPGIENFQICGEAIPGEKLLGCGYPVRGTSLCMFQWVRHLQDGTRQYIEGATNPEYVVTADDVDKLIAVECIPMDDKGHQGELVRLFANDQNKIKCDPEMQLEIDTNLAKGEATFSVLLLMDSSENWEQATLFLRRSGYQIKISGTEGPVVAEKFSKDLSIKVPCGLSTQFVLTCSNGSSHPLSTYSVRMRDTLVLTMRIFQSKALDDKRKGRA